The following proteins come from a genomic window of Desmospora profundinema:
- the der gene encoding ribosome biogenesis GTPase Der: MTLPVVAIVGRPNVGKSTLFNRVAGKRIAIVEDKPGVTRDRIYSRGDWSGREFHLIDTGGLEFGQQDEVIDHIRHQADLAIEEADVIVFAVDGREGMTTTDQEVARLLHRSNKPVVLAVNKLDHVKHYEEAYEFYRLGFEEVFPLSSLHGTGTGDLLDAIVAHFPPAAEEEYGEDIIRVSVIGRPNVGKSSLVNRILGEERVIVSPVAGTTRDAIDTPLRREGQDFVIIDTAGMRKRGKVYESTEKYSVIRALRAIERSDVAVVVLDGEEGVTEQDKRVAGIAHESGRAVLFAVNKWDAVEKDEKTMKRFRREVLDHFAFMDYAPVLFISAKTGQRVHQVLPAVQEAAEQHAMRISTSVLNQVLQDATMATPPPSVKGRRARLSYGTQVAVKPPAIALFVNDPELFHFSYIRYLENQLREAFGFKGTPIRLMLRKKNRD, translated from the coding sequence ATGACATTGCCTGTTGTTGCGATCGTGGGACGGCCCAATGTCGGGAAATCGACATTATTCAACCGCGTGGCCGGGAAACGGATCGCCATTGTAGAAGACAAGCCGGGGGTGACCCGGGATCGAATCTACAGCCGCGGGGATTGGTCGGGTCGGGAGTTTCATCTGATCGACACCGGCGGTTTGGAGTTTGGTCAGCAGGATGAAGTGATCGATCACATCCGCCATCAAGCGGATCTGGCCATTGAAGAAGCCGATGTGATCGTGTTCGCGGTGGATGGGCGCGAGGGGATGACGACTACGGATCAGGAAGTGGCCCGCCTCTTGCATCGATCCAATAAGCCGGTGGTGCTGGCCGTGAACAAGCTGGATCACGTCAAGCATTATGAGGAAGCGTACGAGTTTTATCGATTGGGTTTTGAAGAGGTGTTTCCGCTCTCATCCCTCCATGGAACGGGAACCGGCGATTTGTTGGATGCGATAGTGGCTCATTTTCCTCCCGCAGCGGAAGAGGAGTATGGGGAAGATATCATTCGGGTGTCGGTGATCGGTCGGCCCAATGTAGGCAAATCCTCTTTGGTAAATCGGATTCTGGGGGAAGAGCGGGTCATTGTCAGCCCGGTGGCCGGGACGACACGGGATGCGATCGATACGCCGCTTCGGCGTGAGGGCCAGGATTTTGTCATCATTGACACGGCCGGAATGCGGAAGCGGGGGAAAGTATATGAATCCACAGAAAAATACAGTGTGATCCGTGCCCTCCGTGCGATTGAGCGTTCCGATGTGGCGGTCGTGGTTCTGGATGGGGAAGAAGGGGTGACCGAGCAGGACAAGCGTGTCGCCGGAATCGCCCATGAATCGGGAAGAGCGGTCTTGTTTGCAGTTAACAAGTGGGATGCGGTGGAGAAAGATGAAAAAACCATGAAGCGCTTTCGTCGGGAAGTGCTGGATCATTTTGCGTTTATGGATTACGCACCGGTGTTGTTTATCTCGGCGAAGACAGGCCAGCGGGTTCATCAAGTATTGCCCGCAGTGCAGGAAGCGGCAGAACAGCATGCGATGCGGATCTCCACATCCGTGCTGAATCAAGTGCTGCAGGATGCAACCATGGCAACCCCTCCTCCATCGGTGAAGGGGCGCCGGGCCCGATTGTCATACGGAACCCAAGTGGCCGTCAAACCGCCGGCCATCGCGTTGTTTGTCAACGATCCGGAGTTATTCCACTTCAGCTATATTCGCTATCTGGAAAACCAGCTTCGGGAGGCATTCGGCTTCAAGGGGACCCCCATCCGCCTGATGCTGCGCAAAAAAAACAGAGACTAA
- a CDS encoding DUF3189 family protein, which yields MRLIYHCYGSAHSSVVAAAIHLGRLPSDRLPTLAEVRGLPDFDYARTEEIGTLYFKGKDEYGTDVYTMGFGFYWESGVRAVQSMLEIHDVHDFHFVRALDSITLLTKVGGSLSRHFGFPSVGRPLAAWGIRKSYPLLLELVDRVKRELYGSP from the coding sequence ATGCGTCTGATATATCACTGCTACGGCAGTGCCCATTCTTCGGTGGTGGCAGCCGCCATTCATTTGGGAAGGCTTCCTTCGGACCGTTTGCCGACGTTGGCGGAAGTGAGGGGGCTGCCTGATTTTGACTATGCACGTACCGAGGAGATCGGGACATTGTATTTCAAAGGGAAGGATGAGTATGGCACTGACGTATACACCATGGGATTCGGGTTTTATTGGGAATCGGGCGTACGGGCGGTTCAATCCATGCTGGAAATCCACGATGTCCATGACTTCCACTTTGTCCGTGCGCTGGACTCCATCACGTTATTGACAAAAGTGGGCGGGTCGTTATCCCGTCACTTCGGATTTCCGTCTGTCGGAAGGCCGCTGGCGGCCTGGGGAATCCGCAAGAGTTATCCCCTGTTGTTGGAGTTGGTGGATCGGGTCAAGCGGGAGTTGTACGGTTCACCCTAA
- a CDS encoding capping complex subunit for YIEGIA codes for MLKKQILAVITQDTETVGGGAPIFMVGDAEELERTSFLLERILDGMAHQINSRTMVIVRH; via the coding sequence ATGCTGAAGAAACAGATCCTAGCTGTCATCACCCAAGATACCGAAACCGTTGGAGGGGGCGCTCCCATATTTATGGTAGGCGATGCAGAGGAATTGGAACGAACCTCCTTTTTGCTTGAAAGAATTCTGGACGGGATGGCCCACCAAATCAATTCCCGTACCATGGTCATCGTTCGGCACTGA
- a CDS encoding YIEGIA family protein, with protein sequence MSIYTWAIMIGVIAGFLVRIRLLRTDYRQYPTYLHGQIIHLSLGFIAAGLGAVAVPALLEKDYTAITFLVLAAQQFREVRNMERETLSKLDRMELVERGASYIEGIAMVFEGRNYLVILSAFLVSLTVVTTQWVWGGILVGFAAVSVAGILRSGKYLEQIADVSLAPLRMDGPNLYVEDIYLMNVGLKENRDRIMERGVGVVITPKNRNCALTLSNIGQRQAILYDVSSILGVFRDTGEPALVPLSKLDMDEGKVGILVLPQVRDPERVIRVVRKVPVLESAVRMPTERPEQSS encoded by the coding sequence ATGAGCATCTATACATGGGCGATTATGATCGGCGTGATCGCCGGTTTTTTGGTGAGAATCCGTTTATTGAGGACGGATTACAGACAGTACCCTACTTATCTGCACGGACAGATTATCCATCTGTCCCTGGGCTTTATTGCGGCGGGCTTAGGAGCGGTGGCTGTACCGGCTCTCTTGGAAAAGGATTATACCGCCATTACGTTTCTGGTTTTGGCTGCCCAGCAATTTCGAGAAGTGCGCAACATGGAACGGGAAACTCTGTCCAAACTAGACAGGATGGAGTTGGTGGAGCGAGGGGCTTCCTATATCGAAGGAATCGCGATGGTGTTTGAGGGGCGCAATTACCTGGTGATTCTATCCGCTTTTCTGGTTTCGCTGACTGTAGTCACGACCCAGTGGGTGTGGGGGGGGATCCTGGTGGGTTTCGCCGCGGTGTCAGTGGCAGGAATCCTGCGTTCGGGAAAGTATCTGGAGCAGATTGCCGATGTTTCTTTGGCACCTCTCAGAATGGATGGACCCAACCTATATGTGGAAGACATCTATCTGATGAACGTCGGGTTAAAGGAGAATCGTGACCGGATTATGGAGCGGGGAGTGGGAGTAGTAATTACTCCAAAAAACCGGAATTGTGCACTCACCTTATCAAACATCGGTCAACGACAAGCGATTTTATACGATGTCTCCTCTATCTTGGGGGTGTTTCGGGATACGGGGGAACCCGCCTTGGTGCCTCTGTCCAAGCTGGACATGGATGAAGGGAAGGTAGGAATTCTGGTGCTGCCTCAAGTTCGAGATCCGGAACGGGTAATCCGGGTGGTTCGAAAGGTACCGGTGTTGGAAAGTGCTGTTCGGATGCCGACGGAAAGGCCGGAACAGTCTTCTTAA
- the rpsA gene encoding 30S ribosomal protein S1, with product MVEEMKSEMAEVTSLSRGDVVKGKVTKVDDNQVLVDVNYKFDGVIPISELSSLHVDKASDVLAEGDEVEVKVIRLNDEEDKLVLSKKAVDADRAWDELQQKFESGENLEATVADVVKGGLVVDLGVRGFIPASLVERHFVEDFSDYKGRSLTLKVIEIDPAKNKLILSRKAVLDEELERKKVDTLESLEAGQVLDGTVQRLTDFGAFVDIGGVDGLVHVSELAWTRVEHPAEVLSEGDQVKVKVLKVDKENERISLSIKETQPGPWERVSEAIQTGDVVSGTVKRLVSFGAFVEVYEGVEGLVHISQISRRHISTPSEVLEEGQEVKVKVLDMQPDQKRISLSIKEAEQEADREEIENLDRNNNNGSMNVTLGDVFGDQLRRLK from the coding sequence ATGGTGGAAGAAATGAAATCGGAAATGGCGGAAGTGACTTCGCTGAGCCGCGGTGATGTGGTCAAAGGGAAAGTGACCAAAGTGGATGACAATCAGGTACTAGTGGACGTTAATTACAAATTTGACGGTGTAATCCCGATTTCGGAACTGTCGAGTCTGCACGTGGACAAAGCATCTGATGTCCTCGCCGAAGGGGATGAGGTGGAAGTGAAAGTGATCCGCCTCAACGATGAAGAAGATAAACTGGTACTTTCCAAAAAAGCAGTTGATGCCGACCGGGCGTGGGATGAACTGCAACAGAAATTTGAAAGCGGTGAGAATCTGGAAGCCACTGTTGCCGATGTGGTAAAAGGTGGGCTTGTGGTTGATCTGGGTGTTCGTGGATTTATCCCCGCTTCGTTGGTGGAACGTCATTTCGTGGAAGATTTCTCCGATTACAAAGGGCGGTCACTAACGCTGAAAGTGATTGAGATCGATCCGGCGAAAAACAAATTGATCCTTTCCCGCAAAGCCGTTCTGGACGAAGAGCTGGAACGCAAGAAAGTAGATACGCTCGAGAGCTTGGAAGCCGGTCAAGTGCTGGACGGCACAGTCCAGCGTTTGACAGACTTCGGTGCTTTCGTGGACATCGGCGGTGTCGATGGTTTGGTTCACGTATCGGAGCTGGCATGGACCCGTGTGGAACATCCGGCTGAAGTGTTATCCGAAGGGGATCAAGTAAAAGTAAAAGTGCTGAAGGTGGATAAAGAAAACGAACGAATCAGCCTCAGCATTAAGGAAACCCAACCGGGGCCCTGGGAGCGGGTTTCCGAAGCGATTCAAACCGGTGATGTGGTGTCCGGTACCGTCAAACGCCTGGTTTCCTTCGGCGCTTTTGTCGAAGTGTATGAAGGCGTGGAAGGGCTGGTCCATATCTCCCAGATCTCCCGCCGCCATATCTCCACCCCTTCTGAAGTGTTGGAAGAAGGGCAAGAAGTAAAGGTGAAAGTCCTTGATATGCAGCCGGATCAAAAACGGATCAGCCTCAGCATCAAAGAGGCCGAGCAAGAAGCGGACCGTGAAGAAATCGAGAATCTGGACCGCAACAATAACAATGGCAGCATGAACGTAACCCTTGGCGATGTGTTTGGGGATCAACTGCGTCGCTTGAAGTAA
- a CDS encoding lysophospholipid acyltransferase family protein: MWYRLFRQLFRMLFFCLYRWEVTGKEKVPAQGPVVVCCNHINNLDPPLVGSALKRQVRFMAKEELFKIPVISWLIRRFGAFPVSRGSTDKRALKTALELLKDGELLGVFPEGTRSKTGELGQAHSGAAFIALKSDAVLVPAAITGYYRPFGKIRIRFGDPIDLTPYRQDRMNSQTVRAVTERMMGEIQSLKEQAGG; encoded by the coding sequence ATGTGGTATCGACTTTTTCGTCAGCTGTTCCGAATGCTTTTTTTCTGTTTGTATCGTTGGGAAGTAACCGGGAAGGAGAAAGTTCCCGCCCAGGGACCGGTTGTCGTCTGTTGCAACCATATCAACAATTTGGATCCGCCGCTTGTCGGATCGGCATTGAAGCGTCAGGTTCGGTTCATGGCAAAGGAAGAGCTGTTTAAGATTCCTGTCATATCCTGGCTGATTCGCCGTTTTGGTGCCTTTCCCGTCAGCAGAGGGTCCACCGATAAACGTGCGCTGAAGACCGCATTAGAGCTCTTAAAGGATGGGGAGCTCTTGGGTGTGTTCCCTGAAGGGACCCGTTCCAAAACCGGAGAATTGGGTCAGGCCCATTCAGGGGCCGCTTTCATCGCACTAAAATCGGATGCGGTGCTAGTCCCTGCGGCCATTACCGGTTACTACCGACCCTTTGGAAAAATCCGTATCCGCTTCGGTGACCCGATTGATTTGACCCCATATCGGCAGGACCGTATGAACAGTCAGACTGTGCGTGCGGTGACAGAGCGAATGATGGGTGAGATCCAATCCTTGAAAGAGCAAGCGGGCGGTTAA
- the cmk gene encoding (d)CMP kinase, with the protein MRPISVAIDGPAGAGKSTVARQVAEHLHLTYVDTGAMYRAVTFEALRLDVDVTDEGAVARLAKHMDIALKPSKGEVDVFVNGRQVTRDIRTPEVTSHVSAVAGNPQVRKILVKKQREMGKNGGVVMDGRDIGTHVLPDAELKVFLTASIDERAQRRYEELVRKGYRVDWDQLKEEIRLRDEKDQNRKHSPLKPAEDAIHLDTTGRSVPEVVQAILELSRTKVGGGE; encoded by the coding sequence ATGAGGCCAATATCAGTCGCGATCGACGGACCGGCGGGAGCTGGTAAGAGTACGGTCGCCCGTCAGGTAGCTGAACATTTGCACTTGACTTATGTCGACACAGGAGCCATGTACCGTGCGGTCACTTTCGAGGCTCTCCGTCTCGATGTGGATGTAACCGATGAAGGGGCAGTCGCCCGTTTGGCAAAACACATGGACATCGCGTTAAAACCCTCTAAAGGGGAAGTGGATGTTTTTGTGAATGGCCGGCAGGTGACCCGGGATATTCGTACCCCGGAGGTAACGAGCCATGTATCAGCGGTGGCTGGCAATCCGCAGGTACGCAAAATCCTGGTTAAGAAACAACGGGAGATGGGGAAAAACGGCGGAGTGGTGATGGATGGTCGCGATATCGGCACCCATGTCCTTCCCGATGCTGAGCTGAAGGTGTTTCTCACCGCTTCCATTGATGAGCGGGCCCAACGTCGATACGAAGAATTGGTCCGAAAAGGGTATCGTGTTGATTGGGATCAATTGAAAGAAGAGATTCGCCTTCGGGACGAAAAAGATCAAAATCGGAAACATTCTCCGCTTAAGCCTGCCGAGGATGCGATTCACCTGGATACGACCGGACGGTCAGTTCCAGAGGTCGTGCAGGCGATTCTAGAACTGAGTAGAACCAAAGTGGGCGGTGGGGAGTAA
- the ypeB gene encoding germination protein YpeB produces MYRRIAAILFPVALVFVIGLGFWGYQENQDKNSLLIKTENQYQRAFHDLNYHMDKLQDELGKALALNTRRQLSTCMTNVWRLSYSAQNDLAQLPLTLMPFEKTESFLARIGDYTYRVGVRDLDQEPLTDREYQNLRKLYKRANTIQRDLQKVQNQVLTRQLRWMDVEMALASEDKQMDNSIIDGFKEVDKLAEGYEELDWGPTINNMEATRRVKHNQLKGKMASPEDAKEKVADVLDLPDTNGMDVVKNQKGNYETYSVRYQPNRGEDYYFDLTSKGNYVVWMMHDRTVNERKVKLEEAQAKAIQFLDELGYPEMEATAYDDVGNTAAFTFVRKQDGALIYPETVVVKVALDNAEVMGYQAENYVFNFKEERDTEPSITEGEARKNVNPRLKLKDSGLAVIFNDEGQETLCYEFQGNLGKSPYRVFINAKNGDEEKVEKIKEADQNRL; encoded by the coding sequence GTGTACAGACGGATCGCCGCCATCCTGTTTCCAGTGGCCCTGGTCTTTGTGATCGGTTTGGGATTTTGGGGCTATCAGGAAAATCAGGATAAAAACAGCTTGCTTATAAAGACAGAAAACCAGTACCAGCGGGCTTTTCACGATCTCAACTACCATATGGACAAACTGCAGGACGAATTGGGCAAAGCGCTGGCTCTCAATACACGTCGCCAGCTTTCTACCTGTATGACCAATGTATGGCGTCTCAGTTATTCCGCGCAAAACGACTTGGCCCAACTTCCCCTTACTTTGATGCCCTTTGAAAAGACTGAGAGCTTCTTGGCAAGAATCGGGGATTATACGTATCGGGTGGGTGTCCGGGACTTGGATCAGGAGCCGTTGACGGATCGCGAATATCAAAACCTACGGAAGTTGTACAAACGTGCCAATACCATTCAGCGCGACCTGCAAAAAGTGCAAAATCAGGTGCTAACCAGACAATTGCGGTGGATGGATGTGGAGATGGCATTGGCGTCCGAGGATAAACAGATGGATAACTCCATTATCGATGGCTTCAAAGAAGTGGACAAACTGGCCGAGGGATACGAAGAGTTGGACTGGGGTCCGACTATTAATAACATGGAAGCCACTCGACGGGTCAAACACAACCAATTAAAAGGGAAGATGGCATCGCCAGAGGACGCTAAAGAGAAAGTGGCCGATGTGTTGGACTTACCGGATACCAATGGTATGGATGTGGTTAAAAATCAAAAAGGCAACTATGAAACATACAGCGTACGTTACCAGCCGAATAGAGGCGAAGATTATTACTTTGATTTGACGTCCAAAGGAAACTACGTGGTTTGGATGATGCACGACCGAACGGTGAATGAACGGAAGGTAAAGTTGGAAGAAGCACAGGCAAAAGCGATTCAGTTCTTGGATGAACTAGGGTATCCCGAAATGGAAGCGACGGCTTATGATGATGTGGGTAATACAGCAGCCTTTACCTTTGTACGAAAGCAGGACGGTGCGCTGATTTATCCGGAGACGGTTGTAGTCAAAGTGGCTTTGGACAATGCGGAAGTGATGGGATACCAAGCGGAAAACTATGTGTTTAATTTCAAGGAAGAGCGCGACACGGAACCATCCATTACCGAGGGAGAAGCCAGAAAAAACGTCAATCCCCGTTTAAAATTAAAGGACAGCGGGTTAGCGGTCATCTTCAACGATGAAGGACAGGAAACGCTCTGTTATGAATTCCAGGGCAACCTGGGTAAAAGTCCGTATCGTGTGTTTATCAACGCGAAAAACGGAGATGAAGAAAAGGTGGAAAAGATCAAAGAAGCAGATCAAAACCGACTGTGA
- a CDS encoding asparaginase, producing MKHIIILTTGGTIAMKEDGGDHSVRPADPHALRGQLNMLKAYAQVEMEAIFNYPSPHLTPSHIHQIREKAAECLSRPETDGVVITHGTDTLEETAHYLDITLDSAKPVVLTGAMRSHNELGSDGPLNLVNAVRVAAHSGSRGKGVLVVFNDEIHAARWVTKTHTSNVATFQSPSHGPIGLLSKKGVLFTHPLAPRPILPSAPPVEPVHLVKAAAGTDDTFIRAALAAGTKGLVVEALGQGNLPPAMLPGLRKALDQGVPVVLVSRCFNGFVEDTYGYEGGGRQLKELGVIFSNGLNGQKARIQLMAALHSSRDPAVLQTFFQQTEQET from the coding sequence ATGAAGCACATCATCATCCTCACGACCGGCGGTACCATCGCTATGAAAGAAGACGGAGGAGACCATAGTGTACGGCCGGCAGATCCCCATGCCCTGCGAGGGCAGTTGAACATGTTAAAAGCATACGCACAGGTGGAGATGGAAGCCATCTTTAACTATCCCAGCCCTCATCTCACACCCTCTCACATACATCAAATCCGGGAGAAGGCCGCAGAATGCCTCTCCCGACCGGAAACAGACGGTGTGGTGATTACCCACGGGACGGATACACTGGAAGAAACCGCCCATTATTTGGACATCACCTTGGATTCAGCCAAGCCCGTTGTATTAACGGGAGCCATGCGCAGCCACAACGAACTGGGATCCGACGGCCCGCTCAACCTGGTCAACGCGGTTCGTGTCGCGGCCCATTCCGGCTCCCGTGGAAAAGGTGTACTGGTGGTCTTCAACGATGAAATCCACGCCGCACGCTGGGTGACCAAAACTCATACCAGCAACGTGGCCACCTTCCAATCTCCTTCTCACGGTCCCATCGGGTTGTTGAGCAAAAAAGGGGTGCTTTTCACCCACCCCCTCGCCCCGCGCCCCATCCTCCCCTCCGCCCCTCCTGTAGAACCGGTTCACTTGGTGAAAGCGGCAGCCGGCACGGACGACACCTTTATCCGAGCCGCCCTCGCTGCAGGGACAAAAGGGTTGGTGGTCGAAGCTCTCGGCCAAGGCAACCTGCCTCCGGCCATGCTTCCGGGTCTCCGCAAAGCATTGGACCAAGGCGTTCCTGTGGTGCTGGTCTCCCGCTGTTTCAATGGATTCGTGGAGGACACGTACGGCTACGAAGGCGGCGGACGACAACTGAAGGAACTCGGAGTGATCTTCTCCAACGGCCTGAATGGACAAAAAGCGCGGATCCAATTGATGGCCGCGCTTCATAGCAGCCGGGATCCGGCTGTTCTGCAAACGTTTTTTCAACAAACCGAACAGGAAACGTGA
- a CDS encoding YpdA family putative bacillithiol disulfide reductase gives MEEVIVIGAGPCGLSTAIEVKKRGIPPLVIEKGSLVNSVYHFPTFMQFFSTPELLEIGGLPFVTSGEKPVRGEALKYYRAVVKAYDLQVNTYERVMAVDREADRFVVRTQKLGADHTYETSRLVVATGYYDSPNLLGVPGEELPKVRHYYQEGHPYAGLDVLVIGGKNSAVDAAMDLYQAGARVTMAYRRGAFTDSVKPWVKPVIESAIRKGWITMHWNTVVKEIAEDHVVLEKEGKVFTLPNQAVFAMTGYHPQTEMLTRLGVTIDPKTGGPVHNPDTMETEVPGLYIAGVIAAGRDANSIFIENGRFHGGKIAAHIEEQMGTTS, from the coding sequence ATGGAGGAAGTCATTGTTATTGGCGCGGGTCCGTGTGGGTTGTCGACAGCAATCGAAGTCAAAAAAAGAGGGATCCCCCCTCTGGTGATCGAAAAGGGGAGTCTGGTCAACTCCGTTTACCACTTTCCCACGTTTATGCAGTTTTTTAGTACGCCGGAGCTCCTGGAGATTGGTGGTCTTCCCTTTGTGACATCCGGGGAAAAACCCGTTCGCGGAGAGGCGTTGAAATATTACCGGGCGGTGGTAAAGGCGTATGACCTTCAGGTGAACACGTATGAACGGGTGATGGCCGTGGATCGGGAAGCGGACCGGTTTGTTGTTCGTACGCAAAAGCTTGGGGCTGATCACACCTATGAAACCTCCAGGTTGGTGGTAGCGACCGGGTATTATGATTCGCCCAACTTGCTGGGTGTTCCGGGAGAAGAACTGCCGAAGGTCCGACATTATTATCAGGAAGGCCATCCCTATGCCGGTTTGGACGTGTTGGTGATCGGCGGGAAAAATTCAGCCGTCGATGCCGCTATGGATTTGTACCAAGCGGGAGCCAGGGTGACCATGGCCTATCGGCGGGGTGCTTTCACCGACAGTGTCAAACCATGGGTGAAGCCGGTGATTGAGAGCGCGATCCGCAAAGGTTGGATTACGATGCACTGGAATACGGTGGTAAAAGAGATTGCTGAAGATCATGTGGTGCTGGAGAAGGAAGGGAAGGTCTTCACCTTGCCCAACCAGGCTGTGTTTGCCATGACCGGTTATCACCCACAAACGGAGATGTTAACTCGGTTGGGTGTCACGATCGACCCGAAAACGGGGGGACCGGTCCATAACCCGGATACAATGGAAACGGAAGTACCGGGTCTTTACATCGCCGGAGTGATTGCAGCCGGCCGGGATGCCAATTCTATTTTTATCGAAAACGGACGGTTCCATGGTGGAAAAATCGCCGCCCACATCGAGGAACAGATGGGAACGACGAGTTGA
- a CDS encoding Glu/Leu/Phe/Val family dehydrogenase, with protein MEQQSDTSNRDLTEENLDVLISTQTVIKSALGKLGYPGHVYDLLKEPLRMMHVRIPVRMDDGSVEVFTGYRAQHNDAVGPTKGGVRFHPDVTESEVKALSIWMSLKAGIVDLPYGGGKGGIQCDPRKMSFRELERLSRGYVRAISQIVGPTKDIPAPDVFTNSQIMAWMMDEYSRIREFDSPGFITGKPLVLGGSKGRETATAKGVTIMIREAAKKKGISLEGARVVIQGFGNAGSFLAKFMDDVGAKVIGISDAYGALHDEDGLDIEYLLDRRDSFGTVTNLFKETITNQELLELDCDILVPAAVANQITAANAHRIKADIVVEAANGPTTLDATRILSERDILLVPDVLASAGGVTVSYFEWVQNNQGYYWSEEEVEKRLEEIMVKAFENVYQTSQSRKLDMRLSAYMVGVRKMAEASRFRGWV; from the coding sequence ATGGAACAGCAGTCTGATACGTCCAATCGGGATTTGACCGAGGAAAACCTCGACGTGCTCATCTCCACGCAAACCGTCATTAAAAGTGCGCTGGGAAAGCTGGGATACCCCGGTCATGTGTACGATCTCTTGAAAGAACCGCTCCGCATGATGCATGTCCGCATTCCGGTGCGGATGGATGATGGAAGCGTAGAGGTGTTCACCGGATACCGCGCGCAACACAATGATGCCGTCGGTCCTACAAAGGGAGGGGTTCGCTTCCACCCGGACGTTACTGAGAGTGAAGTGAAGGCGCTTTCAATTTGGATGAGCCTGAAAGCCGGGATTGTCGATCTGCCGTATGGCGGCGGCAAAGGGGGGATTCAGTGTGACCCCCGTAAGATGTCTTTCCGGGAGTTGGAACGACTCTCCCGTGGCTATGTACGGGCGATCAGCCAAATTGTGGGACCGACTAAAGATATTCCAGCTCCGGATGTGTTTACCAACTCGCAGATCATGGCGTGGATGATGGATGAATACAGCCGTATCCGGGAATTTGATTCACCGGGATTTATCACCGGCAAGCCGTTGGTGCTGGGGGGATCCAAGGGAAGAGAGACCGCCACCGCCAAAGGTGTGACCATTATGATCCGAGAGGCTGCCAAAAAGAAAGGAATCTCTCTGGAAGGCGCTCGTGTCGTCATCCAAGGGTTCGGGAACGCCGGCAGCTTCCTCGCCAAGTTTATGGATGATGTCGGGGCAAAGGTGATCGGCATCTCCGATGCTTATGGAGCGTTGCATGACGAAGATGGACTGGACATTGAATATTTATTAGATCGGAGAGACTCCTTCGGTACGGTTACCAACCTGTTCAAGGAGACGATTACCAACCAGGAACTGTTGGAACTGGACTGTGATATTCTGGTGCCTGCTGCTGTCGCCAACCAGATTACAGCTGCCAATGCCCACCGCATCAAAGCGGATATCGTGGTGGAAGCAGCCAACGGACCGACTACATTGGATGCTACACGAATCCTCTCAGAACGGGATATCCTGTTGGTTCCCGATGTACTGGCCAGTGCCGGGGGTGTGACGGTTTCCTATTTTGAGTGGGTGCAGAACAACCAAGGGTACTATTGGTCCGAGGAAGAAGTGGAGAAGCGGCTGGAAGAAATCATGGTAAAGGCATTTGAAAATGTCTACCAAACCTCCCAGTCACGGAAGTTGGATATGCGTTTATCCGCCTATATGGTCGGGGTAAGAAAAATGGCGGAGGCCTCCCGTTTCCGGGGTTGGGTATAA
- a CDS encoding PIG-L deacetylase family protein has protein sequence MKNLAFIFAHPDDETFACGGTIARYADDPSCRVTLYCATRGEAGSTGHPPLCRPDELGDVREQELNRAASILGLDELYLRNFGDGQLEAVPMEALIADVGNYLEKEHPDAVVTFPPHGISGHPDHCAIQRVTGEAVRRTGRSVGLYHIVVPDTISQSSHIHLTPREAITHTIDVTAYRQQMLEALLAHRTQHISVERVFPSVKQGDTDGLRKTEYYQAIHPILGIPGHSLL, from the coding sequence ATGAAAAATCTCGCATTTATCTTTGCCCACCCTGATGATGAAACTTTTGCCTGCGGCGGAACCATCGCCCGTTATGCCGATGATCCATCCTGCCGGGTCACTTTGTATTGCGCAACCCGGGGGGAAGCCGGCAGCACCGGACATCCTCCCCTGTGCCGCCCCGACGAATTGGGCGATGTCCGGGAACAGGAATTAAATCGGGCAGCATCCATCCTTGGACTGGATGAGTTGTATCTGAGAAATTTCGGTGATGGACAATTAGAAGCAGTCCCGATGGAAGCACTGATCGCCGATGTCGGAAATTATTTGGAAAAAGAACACCCGGATGCAGTTGTCACCTTTCCTCCCCACGGTATTTCCGGTCATCCGGACCACTGTGCCATCCAGCGTGTCACCGGGGAAGCGGTCAGACGAACGGGAAGGTCAGTGGGCCTCTACCATATTGTCGTCCCCGATACCATCAGTCAATCATCCCATATCCATCTCACCCCCCGCGAGGCGATCACCCACACGATCGACGTAACGGCCTATCGCCAGCAGATGTTGGAAGCCCTTCTCGCCCACCGAACCCAGCACATCTCCGTGGAACGGGTGTTTCCCTCTGTGAAGCAAGGGGACACCGATGGTCTGAGGAAAACGGAATATTACCAAGCGATTCATCCGATTCTCGGAATACCCGGCCATTCTCTTTTATAA